TAGTGCCATTCCCATTTATCTTTAATTGCCACACAGTTAGCTGACATCTCATTTGCATCATGAATAATGCGGGCTAGTTCCCTTCCCCTTCCAGTTTCTCCAGGGCTACGTCGATCTCCCCCATCAGCTCTTCCGCCGATTCGTGGGAGAGGTTGCCCTGGATCATCATCTCGTAGAGGGTGCTCTTCTGCAGGGTGAGGCTGGCCTGGCGGGTACGGTTTTCCCAGGAAAGCTGGACAGCGGGGTCGGTCTCAAGCTCCTCCATCCGGAACCGGGCGACCCTCAGATCTTCCTCCAGTTCCCCCGCCACCTTGTCGTGGATCGCTCTGGACACCCGTCCGGAGGCAAGCTTCTGCCGCAGTTCGTCAAGAGCCTTGCTGAGCGCCACTAACCGGGCCACGGTACGTTCGTACTGTTCTTCCTCTTCGAGCCTGCCGCCTAACCCCAGCATGTGAACCAGTGGAGACATGGTCAGCCCCTGGATGGTCAGGGAGAGGAAAACCACCCCGAAGACGAGGTTGACGATGAACCCCCTCTCCGGGATATCGGGGAGTCCCAGTGCCAGGGCCACGGGGATCGACCCGTGGATCCCCCCCCAGTTGATGACGTGGAACCACCGGACAGGGATCCTCTCTCCGGACATGTTGAGCAGGAGCAGGGACGGATAGCACGCCGCCGCCCTGGCGAGGGTGACGATGACAAACGCCGCCAGGATGGTGGGCCAGATGGCCCACAGCTCGGGCAGGTGGATCTGGGTGCCGATCAAGAGGAAGATCAGGGAGTTGATGACGAAGGCCGCGATCTCCCAGAAGTTCTTGATGGCGAGGCGGGTCGTGGGGCTCATGGCCAGGCGCGCGCCCTGGTTGCCCACCAGGACTCCGGCGGCAACCACGGCCATGACCCCGGAGACGTGGAAGGTGTGCTCCGCCACCAGGAAGGCCCCGAAGGCCAGAAGTACCGTGATCAGCACTTCCAGGACGTGGTCGTCCAGGCGTTTTAAAAAGAGGAACGCCAGGTAACCGAGGACGAGGCCGACGATGAGCCCCCCGATAACGACCTTGAAAAAAAGGAGGGTCGAGGCCCCGATGTTGAGGGTGCCTGAAGTTACGATGCCCAACAGGACGCTGTAAAGGACGATGCCGGTTCCATCGTTGAATACCGACTCGCCCTCGACGATCATGGACAGGCGCCTGGATACTCCCAGCTTTTTGAAAAGAGCCAGAACCGAAATGGGGTCGGTGGGGGTGATCATCACTCCCACCAGGAGGGCCACGGTCATGGGCAGGCCCGTGACTTTCAGTATGGCGTACCCGGCCAGGAAACCCGAGGCGATGAGTCCCGGGAAGGCCAGGGTGCCGATGGCCTTCATGTTTCGGCGCAGGTCGGTCAGTTCGAAATGGATAGCTCCCTCGAAGAGAAGGGGGGGCAGGAAAATAAAGAGGATGAGTTCCTCGGTGAGATGGTAAGGCTGGACCCCGGTAAGGCTCACGAAAAGGCCGCCCATGACCAGCGCGATGGTGTAGGGCAGCCTGATATACTTGACCACAACAGCGATACCCGCCGCGATGGTCAGCAGGGTCAGGAACTGGATCTCGGAGCTTATAAGGGTAGGGTCCATTGGAAACCAAGGTTAAAGGTTCAAGGTTCAAGGTTCAAGGGTAAACATGGAAATATAGGAACAGGGAACAGGGAAGGAGGGAGACGGAAGAAGAGCAAAAACTTTCCGTACGCTCCCGGGCTTTGCCTGTTATTTCATATTCTTCCTTCCTCCTTCCACCTTCTCGTTAAGCGTGCGGTAGAATCGATCCGTATCGATAATGGCGCGCTCGATATGGCCTTCGGCCACCTTTTCCACCTCGTCGTGGACTACCGCCTTGAACAGGTACCGGACCCCTTTTACCTCTTTCAAGGTTACCGTGGTCGTTACCGACATGCCGGGGGGGGTAGGTTTCAGATGCCTGACCGATATCCAGGTGCCCACCGATATCTCCGTTTCCTTCATGACAGGAGCCAGGGCATCGGTGGCTGCATTTTCGAACAAAAGGGCTATCATGGGAGTAGCAAGAACGTCCACTCCCGTATTACCCATGGTGCTCGCCAAGTGACTTTCGTCCACTGTGATCGTATATATCCCTGTTGTTCCGGCCTCAAGACGTTTCATTTAACCTCCTTTCCTGCTGTGAAAGTAACCACAGGTGACCATTTGAGTCAAGTATTATGGCAGGTCGTGTGAAAAATCACTTGCACATGTGCAGGTTTATACGGTATTTTGTATACAATCTTACGGCCCCCATGGATGGCGGCCTGTTCACTGCGCACGGTTCAGCGTACATTGTCCGGAAGCCGTGCTCCTTCCAGGAATAAAGGCCTGTCCCAGTGCGGGTCTGGCTGTCATGAAACAAGGGGACCATTCGCATCGATCTCAAACCGGTAAGCGAAGCAGTCAAAGTCAGGAGAGGAGTCTAGTTATGGGTAAATTGCACGAGAAGTTCGGTGGTGACCTTCCCGCCCTTCGCGATGACATCCGGGAGCTCGTAAAGAGCTATGGAGATGTCGTCCTGTCCGAAGCCACTGTTGCTCAGGCCTACGGCGGCATGAGGGGTATCAAGAGCATGATCTGCGACACCTCGGAGGTCAGCCCTGACAAGGGCCTCATCATCCGGGGCATTCCACTTCTGGAGATCACGGACAAGCTCCCCGAAGAGATCTTCTGGCTGCTCGTCACAGGTGAACTGCCCAACGGGGCGGAGCTCAAGGACCTGCAGGCCGACCTTACCGCAAGATCAGGTGTGCCAGGCTACGTCTGGGACGTGCTCAGGGCCATGCCCAAGGACTCCCACCCCATGGCGATGATCTGTGTCGGCATCCTGGCGATGCAGAACCTTTCCCAGTACGCCAAGGCCTACGCCGCCGGCGTCAAGAAAACGGAGTACTGGGAGTCCACCATGGAAGACGTCCTGGACCTCATCGCCAAGCTCCCCGAGCTGGCGGCGGGTATCTACCGGATCCGCTTCCACGACGGCAAACTGATCCCCCACGACAAGAGCCTCGACTGGGGCGGCAACATGGCCAAGATGCTGGGCCTGCCTGATCCTGACGGCAACCTGGCCGACCTCATGCGCCTGTACCTGACCCTGCACTCGGACCACGAGAGCGGCAACGTCAGCGCCCACGCGTGTCACACCATCGGTTCGGCTCTGTCTGATTTCTACTATTCCCTGGCCGGCGGCCTCGCTGGCCTGGCCGGACCGCTTCACGGCCTGGCCAACCAGGAGTGCCTGGCCTTCGTCCTCGAGATGATCGACAAGTACGGCGGGGCCCCCACGGACGAGCAGCTCACCGAGTACTGCTGGGCCACCCTCAACGGCGGCAAGGTCATCCCCGGCTACGGCCACGCCGTTCTCAGGGTCACCGACCCCCGCTACGTCGCCCAGGTGAACTGGGGCAAGGAGAGGATCCCGGAGGACCCGGTTTTCAAGACCGTGGCAAAGATGTTCGACCTGGTGCCCGGCATCCTCAAGGAGCAGGGCAAGGCCAAGAACCCCTGGCCCAACGTGGACGCCGCCTCCGGCTCCCTGGTCTACCACTTCGGCATCAAGGAGTTCCCCTTCTACACCGTCTTGTTCAGCGTTTCCCGCGCCCTCGGCGTCGGGGCCCAGCTGATCTACAACCGGGCTCTCGGGGCTCCCATCGAGAGGCCCAAGTCGGTCACGACCAATTTTGTCAAGGGTTTCGTCAAGAAGTAGGGCAAGCAGTTCAGCGATCCTCAAATGCCCGGGCGGGAAACCGCCCGGGCATTTTTTTGCGAAAAGTTATCTAACCGCAGCGCGGCCGGCTGGAAGGCCGCTCCGCAAAGTTTAAAAGCAAAGGGGAAAATGTTTTGTGAAATGCTCCGGACATTTCACCTGGTTTGCTTTACCCTGCGTACCCTGCGGTGGATCAGCCTGTCGCCTTTCTGGACTTGTGGGCAAAGTTAGTCTAAGTCTGTAATCAGTGATCAGCCACCATGGCCTTTTCTTCGGAGATCTGAATTGACCCGGAAAAATAAAAGCGAATCCAAAACCGTTTCAGCCCTCGGCCTTCTCTCCGGCGGTCTGGACAGCATGCTGGCCGCGGAACTTCTAAGGCGGCAGGGTGTCCAGGTCACAGCCGTCATCTTCACCACCCCGTTTTTCGGCAGCGCCCGGGGAGAAGCGGCAGCCAGGCGCCTTGGTATCCCCTGCCGGGTGGAGGACATCACCGTCGATCACCTCGTCATGGTCAAGGCGCCAAAGTACGGCTACGGGAAGAACATGAACCCCTGTATCGATTGTCACGCCATGATGTTTGCCAGGGCCGGCGACCTGATGAAGCAGCTCGATGCTGATTTTCTTTTCTCGGGTGAAGTCCTGGGCCAAAGGCCGATGTCCCAGAATATCAGAGCCCTCGGGCTGGTGGAAAAAACCTCCGGTTACGAAGGTCTTCTCCTGCGCCCCCTGTCGGCGAAACTGCTTCCCGGGACCGAGCCGGAGAATATGG
The genomic region above belongs to bacterium and contains:
- a CDS encoding Na+/H+ antiporter — protein: MDPTLISSEIQFLTLLTIAAGIAVVVKYIRLPYTIALVMGGLFVSLTGVQPYHLTEELILFIFLPPLLFEGAIHFELTDLRRNMKAIGTLAFPGLIASGFLAGYAILKVTGLPMTVALLVGVMITPTDPISVLALFKKLGVSRRLSMIVEGESVFNDGTGIVLYSVLLGIVTSGTLNIGASTLLFFKVVIGGLIVGLVLGYLAFLFLKRLDDHVLEVLITVLLAFGAFLVAEHTFHVSGVMAVVAAGVLVGNQGARLAMSPTTRLAIKNFWEIAAFVINSLIFLLIGTQIHLPELWAIWPTILAAFVIVTLARAAACYPSLLLLNMSGERIPVRWFHVINWGGIHGSIPVALALGLPDIPERGFIVNLVFGVVFLSLTIQGLTMSPLVHMLGLGGRLEEEEQYERTVARLVALSKALDELRQKLASGRVSRAIHDKVAGELEEDLRVARFRMEELETDPAVQLSWENRTRQASLTLQKSTLYEMMIQGNLSHESAEELMGEIDVALEKLEGEGN
- a CDS encoding dihydrolipoamide acyltransferase, whose product is MKRLEAGTTGIYTITVDESHLASTMGNTGVDVLATPMIALLFENAATDALAPVMKETEISVGTWISVRHLKPTPPGMSVTTTVTLKEVKGVRYLFKAVVHDEVEKVAEGHIERAIIDTDRFYRTLNEKVEGGRKNMK
- a CDS encoding citrate (Si)-synthase, with the protein product MGKLHEKFGGDLPALRDDIRELVKSYGDVVLSEATVAQAYGGMRGIKSMICDTSEVSPDKGLIIRGIPLLEITDKLPEEIFWLLVTGELPNGAELKDLQADLTARSGVPGYVWDVLRAMPKDSHPMAMICVGILAMQNLSQYAKAYAAGVKKTEYWESTMEDVLDLIAKLPELAAGIYRIRFHDGKLIPHDKSLDWGGNMAKMLGLPDPDGNLADLMRLYLTLHSDHESGNVSAHACHTIGSALSDFYYSLAGGLAGLAGPLHGLANQECLAFVLEMIDKYGGAPTDEQLTEYCWATLNGGKVIPGYGHAVLRVTDPRYVAQVNWGKERIPEDPVFKTVAKMFDLVPGILKEQGKAKNPWPNVDAASGSLVYHFGIKEFPFYTVLFSVSRALGVGAQLIYNRALGAPIERPKSVTTNFVKGFVKK